CCCCGACGACTACACCAAGGTCATCGAAGAAGAGTCCTGAGGGAGGACCCATGGACTTCACCCCGCACACCCCGGACGACGTGCGGGCGATGCTCGAAGCGCTCGGCATGCAGGACCTGCGCGAGCTCTTCGCCGATCTGCCCGACGCGCTCCTGGAACCCGACCTGCGCCTGCCCGCACCGCTGAGCGAGCAGGAGATCCTAGCCCACCTGCGGGACCTCGCCGCCAAGAACGCTTCCGCGGACAAGGCCTTCCTCGGCGGCGGCCTGCGCCCCCACTTCGTGCCCAGCCTCGTCCCCGCGCTCGCCCAGCGCGGGGAGTTTCTCACCGCCTACACCCCCTACCAGCCCGAGGTGAGCCAGGGCGTGCTCCAGGCCGTCTTCGAGTACCAGACGATGATCGCCGAGCTGACCGGGCTCGACGTCTCCAACGCCTCGCTCTACGACGGCGCGGCGGCGCTGGCCGAGGGGGTGCTGCTGGCGCTCCGGCAGACCCGGCGCATGGGCGTGGTGGTGAGCCAGGGGGTGCACCCCGAGTACCGCCAGGTGCTGGCCACCTACCTGCACGCCGTGGGCGCCGAGCTGCGCACCGTGGCCCTCGAGGGGGGCCTCACCCCGCCCGCGCGGTTCGACGAGACCGTGGGCGCGGTGGTGCTGCAAAGCCCCAACTTCCTGGGCGCGATCGAAGACCCGGCGCCCTGGGTGGAGGCGGCCCACGCGACCGGGGCGCTCGTGGTCTACGTGGCCGACCCCTTCAGCCTGGCCCTGCTTAAGCCGCCCGGCGACTGGGGCGCGGACATCGCCGTGGGCGACGGCCAGCCCCTGGGCAATCCCATGAACTTTGGCGGACCCCAGTTCGGCTACATCGCGGTGCGCGAGAAGCTGGTGCGCCAGCTCCCCGGCCGCCTGGTGAGCCAGACCCACGACGTGGACGGCCGCCGCGGCTACGTGCTGGCGCTGGCCGCGCGCGAGCAGCACATCCGTCGCGCCAAGGCCAAGAGCAACATCACCACCAACGCCCAGCTGACCGCGCTGATGGGGGCCATGCACCTGGCCGCCCTGGGTCCCGAGGGGTTCGCCGAGGCGGCCGCGGCCTCGGTGGCGCGGGCGCACGCGCTCGCCGCCGAGCTGGAGCGGCTTCCCGGCGTGGAGCGGGTGACGCCGGAACCCTTCTTTAGCGAGTTCGTGCTGCGCCTGCCGCGGCCGGCCGCGGCGGTGCGGGCCGGGCTGGCGGCGCGCGGCTGGCACGCCGCCGCGCCGGTGCCCGACGAGTACGGCACGAACCTGGCCCTCTTCGCCGCGACCGAGCGCCACACCGAGGAAGACCTGGCCGGTCTCGCGGCCGCTGTGAAGGAGGTGCTCGCGTGAAACGCGGCTTCCCGACCCTCTTCGAACGCTCGCGCCCCGGGCGGCGCGGCACCCGCCCGCCCCGCCCGCCCGAGGTGGATCTCGCCGGCCTTCTGGGCGCCGAAAACCTCCGCCCCGCCGCGCCCCGGCTGCCCGAGGTGGACGAACTCACGGTGGTGCGCCACTACACCAACCTGAGTCGCCGCCAGGTGGGAGTGGACACCAGCTTCTACCCCCTGGGTTCGTGCACGATGAAGTACAACCCGCGAGTGAACGAGGCCGCCGCGGGACTCTTCGCCGAGCTGCACCCCTACCAGGACCCCGAGACGGCCCAGGGGGCGCTGCAGATCATCTACGAGTTGCAGGAGTACCTGGCCGAGATCACCGGCATGGACGCGGTGACCCTGCAGCCGGCGGCGGGCGCGCACGGCGAGCTGACCGGCATGCTGCTCATCCGCGCCTACCACGAATCCCGTGGCGAAGGCGAGCAACGGCGGGTGGTGCTCGTGCCCGACAGCGCCCACGGCTCCAACCCGGCCACCGCCAGCATGGCCGGCTACCAGGTGCAGGAGGTGCCCAGCGGCCCCGACGGCGAGGTGGACCTGGAGGCGCTGCGCGCGGCTCTGGGCCCCCACGTGGCCGCGATCATGCTCACCAACCCCAACACCCTGGGGCTGTTCGAGCGCAAGATCCTCGAGCTCATCGACGCCGCCCACGACCAGGGGGTGCAGCTCTACTACGACGGCGCCAACCTCAACGCCATCATGGGCTGGGCCCGGCCCGGTGACATGGGTTTCGACGTCGTTCACCTCAACCTGCACAAGACCTTCTCCACGCCCCACGGCGGCGGCGGCCCCGGCTCGGGGCCGGTGGGAGCGAAGGCCCATCTGGCGCCCTTCCTGCCGGTGCCCACGGTGAAGCGCGAGGGCGAGCGCTACGTGCTGGACTTCGACCGGCCGCAGACGATCGGACGGATGCGCTCGTTCTACGGCAACTTCGCGGTGATGGTGCGCGCCTACGCTTACATCCGCATGCTCGGGGCCGAAGGCCTCAAGCGGGCCTCGGCCATGGCGGTCCTGAACGCCAACTACCTGCGCAAGAAGCTCGCCGGGGCGGGCTACCGCATCCCCTACGACCGGCTGTGCAAGCACGAGTTCATCGCCCAGCCACCCGAGGGGCTGAAGGCGCTTGACGTGGCCAAGGCGTTGCTCGACTACGGCTACCACCCGCCCACGGTCTACTTTCCGCTGATCGTCAAGGAGGCGATGATGATCGAGCCCACCGAGACGGAGAGCAAGGAGACCCTGGATGAGTACGCCGGGGTGATGGCCGAGATCGCGCGGCGCGGGCTCGCCGATCCCGACTGGATCGCCCACACCCCCTACACCACCCCGGTGCGCCGCCTCGACGAGGTGGCCGCCAACCGCAAGCCGGTGCTGCGCTGGAGGCCGGAGGAGGGGTAGATGGAGCGTTCCCCGCTCGCGGACGCGGTGCGCCGGGCGCGCGCCGAGCTCGAGGCCTGCATCGAGCGGGAGGAGCTCGCCTACGGTCCCGACTACTACCTGGACGTGGCGCGTATGGCCGCCGAGGGGCCCGCACCCGACCCCTGCCTCGAGCGGTTCAACGAGCTGGTCGCGGCGGTACGGGCCTACCGCGCGGACGGCGGGGCGCTGAGCGACCTTGACCTGGGCGAGCACGCCCGCGCGGTGCGCGCGGCCCTCGAGGACGAGCCCCCGGCATGAGGTGGGCCGCGCTCGCCTTCCTGCTCGGCACGGCGGTGCTGGCCCGGCCGCAGCCGCTCGAGCTCCAGGCGTTCTGGGGCGCCGGAGCCTGGGCGTCCGCGCCGGTCTACTTTGGGCTTCAGGGGCGTTACCAGGACGAAGCGGCGTTCTTGCGCTGGTATCTGGACGGGCGGCTGCGCCTGGGGGCGCCGGTCCGGGGCGAGGGGGAAGCCTGGCTGGAGCTGGCCCCGGCGGGATGGCTGCGCTTGCGGGCGGGCTTCGCCCCCTGGTTCGCCGCACCGCCGGCCGAGGGCAGCGGCTGGGGCGGGCGCGCCGAGTGGGCGCCCGGCGGTTCCTGGCGGCTTGCAGCCGCGGCGGAGGCCGCCGGCGTCTTCGGCGCCGGCCTCGGCTACGTCGCCGGCCCCCTGGAGGCCTGGGTTTGGGCGCGCAACGACGGGCCGGCGTTCTACGCCCGCGGCGCGCGCGGCCGCTGGCGCGCGGTGGGCTGGTACCGCGCCGGCTACGCCGCGGTCCGGCCCCGCCGCGCCGGGCTGCGGCTCGAAGCCCGGGCAGGTTTGTGGAGCGGCTACGGCGGCTGGCGCAGCGACACCGGGGTCTTCCTCGGTGGGTCCTGGCTGGGGCCGCTGCGCCTCGACCTCGAGGGCCGCTGGAACCCGGGCCGCGCCGCGGCCGCGGGGTTGCATGCCGAATACCCGCTGGCGCCGGGGGTGGCGCTTGCCGGTCGTTTCGACTACGCCTTCCGGCCTTTCCGCGCCGGCTCGCTGGGGCTCGAGCTGCGGGTGGACGCCTACGCGGCCCCGGTCTCCCAGGGCGAGTAGCCGGCGGCCACGAAGTAGAGCCCCTGGGGTGGCGCGGTGGCGCCGCCCTCGCTGCGTTCGGGGTTTTCCAGCAGCCGCGCCACGTCCTCCGGCGGCCGGCGGCCCAGCCCCACCTCCACCAGGGTGCCCACCATGGCCCGCACCTGACCACGGACGAAGCCGCTGCCCACGAAGTGCAGGTGCAGCTCGCCGCCGACGGCCTCCGCCCGCGCCTGGTAGAGGACGCGTACCGTGGCCCGCTTCTCGCGGTTGGCGAAGGCGCCGAAGTCGTGCTCGCCTTCCAGCATCCGCGCCGCGGCCGCGATCTTCGGAAAGTCGAAGGGCTGGGGAACCCACCAGACCCGGTGGCGGTCGAGCGCCGTCGGCTGGCTGCGGTTCAGCACCCGGTAGAGGTAGCGCCGCCAGCGGGCCGAGTAGCGCGCGTGCCAGTCGGGCGGCACCTCCTCGGCCTCGAGCACCCGCACGTCGGGCGGCAACAAGGCGTTGAGCGCCATGGGTACCTTTTCGATGGGAACCGTGTCCTCGGTGTCGTAGTGCACCGGCATGGCCAGCGCGTGCACGCCGCTGTCGGTTCGGCCCGCGGCCGTCACCCGGGGGCGCGTGCCCGGGATGCGCGCCAGCGCCGCTTCCAGCACCCCCTGCACCGTGCGTTCGCCCTGGGCCTGCAGCTGGAAGCCGGCGAAGTCGGTGCCGTCGTATTCGAGGACGAGCTTCAGCCTGCGCACGCCCCCAGCCTAACCCGCTGCGGCCCCGAGCCGCCGGAGGGCCGGGCGGTCCGGGGCCGTGCCCGCGCGCCTTGCGCAACCTCCGCAACGCTTGTATACTGCTAAAGTTGCGGGACCCCGGTGTCGGCCCCGGCACCGGGCAGCCTTCCGCCTCCTGAAGGTCCGATCGGGAAGGGCCAAGGAGGCGGTTACAATCGGAGCCCAGCGTGGGCTCCGGGAGGTTCTTGCCAAGACGGGGGCGATCGCCCAGGCGGTATCGCCCGGAAAGTGAAGGGAGTGAGGTAGGCTTGCCGACAATCAACCAGCTGCTACGCAAAGGCCGCAAGGCGGTCAAGAAGAAGACCAAGGTCCCGGCGCTCAAGGGGAGCCCCTTCCGCCGCGGGGTCTGCACGGTGGTCCGCACCGTGACCCCCAAGAAGCCGAACTCGGCGCTGCGCAAGGTGGCCAAGGTGCGCCTCACCAGCGGTTACGAAGTGACCGCGTACATTCCGGGCGAGGGCCACAACCTGCAGGAACACTCGGTCGTGCTCATCCGCGGCGGCCGTGTGAAGGACCTTCCGGGCGTGCGCTACCACATCGTTCGCGGCGTCTACGACACCCAGGGCGTCCAGGACCGCAGGAAGAGCCGCTCGAAGTACGGGACCAAGCGGCCCAAGAGCTGACGAGGTAAGGTATGGCACGCAGAAGAAGAGCAGAAATCCGCAAGCTGGCCCCCGACCTGGTCTACGGCGACGTCGTCGTCTCGGCCTTCATCAACAAGATCATGCGCGACGGCAAGAAGAACCTCGCCGCCCGCATCTTCTACGACGCCTGCAAGCTCATCCAGGAGCGAACCGGGCAGGAGCCGCTCAAGGTCTTCCGCCAGGCGGTGGACAACGTCAAGCCGCGCATGGAAGTGCGCAGCCGCCGTGTGGGCGGGGCCAACTACCAGGTACCCGTCGAGGTTTCGCCGCGCCGTCAGCAGTCGCTGGCGCTGCGCTGGCTCGTGAACGCCGCCAACCAGCGCCCTGAGCGCACCGCCGTCGAGCGTATCGCCGGCGAGCTGCTCGACGCGGCCGAGGGCAAGGGCGGCGCCGTCAAGAAGCGCGAAGACGTCGAGCGCATGGCCGAGGCCAACCGCGCCTACGCGCACTACCGGTGGTAGCCATGGCGGTCAAGACGGAGTTCGACCTCAAGAAGACGCGCAACATCGGGATCGCCGCGCACATCGATGCCGGCAAGACCACCATCACCGAGCGCATCCTCTACTACACCGGCCGCATCCACAAGATCGGCGAAGTGCACGAGGGTGCGGCGACGATGGACTGGATGGAGCAGGAGCGCGAGCGCGGCATCACCATCACCTCGGCGGTGACCACGGCCTTCTGGAAGGATCACCGCATCAACATCATCGACACCCCGGGCCACGTGGACTTCACCATCGAGGTCGAGCGCTCGATGCGCGTCCTCGATGGGGCCGTGGCGGTCTTCGACGCCAGCCAGGGCGTGGAGCCGCAGTCGGAGACCGTCTGGCGCCAGGCCGAGAAGTACCGGGTGCCGCGCATCGCCTTCGCCAACAAGATGGACAAGACCGGCGCCGACATCCTGCTGGTGCTGAACAGCATGAAGCAGCGCCTGGGCGCGCGTCCGGTGCTGATGCAGTGGCCGATGGGCCAGGAGGACGAGTTCCGGGGCATCATCGACCTCGTCGCCATGAAGGCCTACACCTACGGCAACGACCTGGGCACCGACATCCAGGAGATCGAGATCCCCGCCGAGTTCCAGGAGGTGGCCGCGGAGTGGCACGACAAGCTGGTCGAGGCCGCGGCCGACCTGGACGAGGACGTGATGATGAAGTACCTCGAGGGCGAGGAGGTGACCGAGGAGGAGCTGAAGAACGCCTTCCGCAAGGGCACCATCTCCCTCGACGTGACCCCGGTCTTCCTGGGTTCGGCGCTCAAGAACAAGGGCGTTCAGCTGCTGCTCGACGCCGTGGTGCAGTACCTGCCCTCGCCGCTTGACGTGCCCCCCATCAAGGGCGCGACCCCCGACGGCGGCGAGGTGGAGCGCACCCCCGAAGCCGACGGCCCGCTCGCGGCGCTGGCCTTCAAGATCATGGCCGACCCCTACGTGGGCCGCCTCACCTTCGTGCGCGTCTACTCCGGCACCCTCAAGGCCGGTTCCTACGTCTACAACTCCACCAAGGGCAAGAAGGAGCGGGTGGGGCGGCTGCTGCGCATGCACGCCAACCACCGCGAAGAGGTGGAGGAGCTGCTCGCGGGCGACCTGGGCGCCGTCGTGGGCCTGAAGGACACCGTGACCGGCGACACCCTGGTAGGCGACGGTGACGACCCGGTCGTGCTCGAGTCCATCGACATCCCCGAGCCCGTCATCTCGGTGGCCATCGAGCCCAAGACCAAGGCCGACCAGGAGAAGCTGGCCATGGCGCTCTCCCGTCTCGCCGAAGAGGACCCCACCTTCCGGGTTCACACCGACCCCGAGTCGGGCCAGACCATCATCTCGGGCATGGGCGAGCTGCACCTGGAGATCATCGTCGACCGCCTCAAGCGCGAGTTCAAGGTCGACGCCAACGTGGGTCAGCCCCAGGTGGCCTACCGCGAGACGATCACCCGCATGGTGGACGTCGAGGGTAAGTTCGTACGCCAGTCGGGCGGCCGCGGCCAGTACGGCCACGTCAAGATCAAGGCCGAGCCGCTCCCGCGCGGCGGCGGCTTCGAGTTCGTCAACGCCATCGTCGGCGGCGTGATCCCCAAAGAGTTCATCCCCGCCGTGCAGAAGGGGATCGAAGAGGCCATGCAGTCGGGCCCGCTGATCGGCTTCCCGGTCGTGGACGTCAAGGTCACCCTCTACGACGGCTCCTACCACGAGGTGGACTCCTCGGAGATGGCCTTCAAGATCGCGGGTTCGATGGCGATCAAGGAGGCCGTGCAGAAGGGCAGCCCGGCCATCCTCGAACCGATCATGCGGGTCGAGGTGACCACCCCCGAGGAGTACCTGGGCGACGTCATCGGCGACCTCAACAGCCGCCGCGGCCACGTGCTGGGCATGGAGGCCCGCGGCAACGCGCAGGTCATCAGCGCCCACGTGCCGCTGGCCGAGATGTTCGGCTACGCCACCGACCTTCGTTCCAAGACCCAAGGCCGCGCCTCGTTCGTGATGTTCTTCGACCACTACGCCGAGGTGCCCAAGCAGGTGCAGGAGAA
The DNA window shown above is from Oceanithermus desulfurans and carries:
- the truA gene encoding tRNA pseudouridine(38-40) synthase TruA, which encodes MRRLKLVLEYDGTDFAGFQLQAQGERTVQGVLEAALARIPGTRPRVTAAGRTDSGVHALAMPVHYDTEDTVPIEKVPMALNALLPPDVRVLEAEEVPPDWHARYSARWRRYLYRVLNRSQPTALDRHRVWWVPQPFDFPKIAAAARMLEGEHDFGAFANREKRATVRVLYQARAEAVGGELHLHFVGSGFVRGQVRAMVGTLVEVGLGRRPPEDVARLLENPERSEGGATAPPQGLYFVAAGYSPWETGAA
- the rpsG gene encoding 30S ribosomal protein S7 — protein: MARRRRAEIRKLAPDLVYGDVVVSAFINKIMRDGKKNLAARIFYDACKLIQERTGQEPLKVFRQAVDNVKPRMEVRSRRVGGANYQVPVEVSPRRQQSLALRWLVNAANQRPERTAVERIAGELLDAAEGKGGAVKKREDVERMAEANRAYAHYRW
- the gcvPB gene encoding aminomethyl-transferring glycine dehydrogenase subunit GcvPB — protein: MKRGFPTLFERSRPGRRGTRPPRPPEVDLAGLLGAENLRPAAPRLPEVDELTVVRHYTNLSRRQVGVDTSFYPLGSCTMKYNPRVNEAAAGLFAELHPYQDPETAQGALQIIYELQEYLAEITGMDAVTLQPAAGAHGELTGMLLIRAYHESRGEGEQRRVVLVPDSAHGSNPATASMAGYQVQEVPSGPDGEVDLEALRAALGPHVAAIMLTNPNTLGLFERKILELIDAAHDQGVQLYYDGANLNAIMGWARPGDMGFDVVHLNLHKTFSTPHGGGGPGSGPVGAKAHLAPFLPVPTVKREGERYVLDFDRPQTIGRMRSFYGNFAVMVRAYAYIRMLGAEGLKRASAMAVLNANYLRKKLAGAGYRIPYDRLCKHEFIAQPPEGLKALDVAKALLDYGYHPPTVYFPLIVKEAMMIEPTETESKETLDEYAGVMAEIARRGLADPDWIAHTPYTTPVRRLDEVAANRKPVLRWRPEEG
- the gcvPA gene encoding aminomethyl-transferring glycine dehydrogenase subunit GcvPA, with the translated sequence MDFTPHTPDDVRAMLEALGMQDLRELFADLPDALLEPDLRLPAPLSEQEILAHLRDLAAKNASADKAFLGGGLRPHFVPSLVPALAQRGEFLTAYTPYQPEVSQGVLQAVFEYQTMIAELTGLDVSNASLYDGAAALAEGVLLALRQTRRMGVVVSQGVHPEYRQVLATYLHAVGAELRTVALEGGLTPPARFDETVGAVVLQSPNFLGAIEDPAPWVEAAHATGALVVYVADPFSLALLKPPGDWGADIAVGDGQPLGNPMNFGGPQFGYIAVREKLVRQLPGRLVSQTHDVDGRRGYVLALAAREQHIRRAKAKSNITTNAQLTALMGAMHLAALGPEGFAEAAAASVARAHALAAELERLPGVERVTPEPFFSEFVLRLPRPAAAVRAGLAARGWHAAAPVPDEYGTNLALFAATERHTEEDLAGLAAAVKEVLA
- the fusA gene encoding elongation factor G; translated protein: MAVKTEFDLKKTRNIGIAAHIDAGKTTITERILYYTGRIHKIGEVHEGAATMDWMEQERERGITITSAVTTAFWKDHRINIIDTPGHVDFTIEVERSMRVLDGAVAVFDASQGVEPQSETVWRQAEKYRVPRIAFANKMDKTGADILLVLNSMKQRLGARPVLMQWPMGQEDEFRGIIDLVAMKAYTYGNDLGTDIQEIEIPAEFQEVAAEWHDKLVEAAADLDEDVMMKYLEGEEVTEEELKNAFRKGTISLDVTPVFLGSALKNKGVQLLLDAVVQYLPSPLDVPPIKGATPDGGEVERTPEADGPLAALAFKIMADPYVGRLTFVRVYSGTLKAGSYVYNSTKGKKERVGRLLRMHANHREEVEELLAGDLGAVVGLKDTVTGDTLVGDGDDPVVLESIDIPEPVISVAIEPKTKADQEKLAMALSRLAEEDPTFRVHTDPESGQTIISGMGELHLEIIVDRLKREFKVDANVGQPQVAYRETITRMVDVEGKFVRQSGGRGQYGHVKIKAEPLPRGGGFEFVNAIVGGVIPKEFIPAVQKGIEEAMQSGPLIGFPVVDVKVTLYDGSYHEVDSSEMAFKIAGSMAIKEAVQKGSPAILEPIMRVEVTTPEEYLGDVIGDLNSRRGHVLGMEARGNAQVISAHVPLAEMFGYATDLRSKTQGRASFVMFFDHYAEVPKQVQEKLIKH
- the rpsL gene encoding 30S ribosomal protein S12, giving the protein MPTINQLLRKGRKAVKKKTKVPALKGSPFRRGVCTVVRTVTPKKPNSALRKVAKVRLTSGYEVTAYIPGEGHNLQEHSVVLIRGGRVKDLPGVRYHIVRGVYDTQGVQDRRKSRSKYGTKRPKS